A portion of the Krasilnikovia cinnamomea genome contains these proteins:
- a CDS encoding TIGR02680 family protein, with amino-acid sequence MARFAPTRAGIINLWDYRDEEFLFVDGWLVLRGPNGSGKTKALEVLFPFVLDGRIEPRRLNPFAGEDRTMKSNLLYRGQETAYAYVWMEFGNGERFVTIGIGLRAHRHNDRVTRWHFVADGRVGVDLSLLDADDRPVSRRDLIDRLGVEAVRDSAEEYRHLVDTKLFGLGPARYEQLLDLVLTLRKPQLAKDLNPLELSRTLQRGLRPVEDHLLVEAARSFDDMEAVARTLEGLVAADAATTSFLAVYATYLRTHARAAADALTARRDNAGVRRRALAAARDEAEAAGEQTAEAEQRLRTVEGEPGRLRAHLDRLKSSAAYRSHEQLADLERHVHDLADAARRADRQVEAERDVAAKRRAESERAAAALHDARAKVGRVAAELASEAETGGVEWRTGDADANGLATRLASRSAARRADVRAIRELADRLAEAEREHVRTAEADRAARAAAEDATLAEEQAGDALEEACEQTAEAVRTWGTEHAELFTTLDVSDLPDTLAEAVTSPSLRDLYHDRMTAPVGAIRDEVAALGSRSDRLATERRTAVDERTLIAAEHDDSPPPSPTRPASRENRAGAPLWRLVRFADGTPEREAAGIEAALHAAGLLDAWVHPSGDGEEQDAYLRSGEQTGETLAAVLVPEDQDLVSADRITTVLRGISLGNITGPSGVTGDGRWAQGSGVGWFTKDRCEYIGATARAARRAARIADCDRRIAALERDINDIEAARESRREMLSAVDRAGAALPARTAITHAERALDRAATLLRVRREAAVDAAGRLDAAVAGQAAAGTGLRRASADRSLPVERLDSTAAALDRFDRLGVELRHAHDSADTTDVLAGEAAERHAESEERSEAAGQAARAAHARHTEKDEELRTLSAAIGAEATRVLAEVAETEEAVTGAEQALEEARAAHSAALQSRAGAVARVEVGERSVAEAIVEAQREAVRLRPYAQSDLLGLIRCPPHLRWPATDTTEDDLDPAVVALHEAILNATRELSPTETSLKQSATRLTGALTDLQAQLPAAGLDHRPEWDTDEGVIVVRVADEQGLTPVAQFAERIAGERRDQEQLLTDAEQRVFEDALLGQLAGQIHRRTIEARDLVDAMDQQMRARRMSSGLTVGVGWRLSDDLDPEQREVCKLLERDPARLGPGQLTTLRRHFAARIKSARAQAPEKPYRELLAEVLDYRQWRVFAFTLHRPGGVTEPLTRARHSQLSGGEQSVSLHLPLFAAANALFGSARPDAPRLLGLDEAFAGVDDNGRGELMSLAKQFDLDLFMTGYDLWATHPAVTGCAHYDLSHSTVEHAVSTVLLVWDGAVNVADFDGTLAAALGSPSTRTVSSHA; translated from the coding sequence TTGGCTCGTTTCGCCCCCACTCGCGCCGGCATCATCAACCTCTGGGACTACCGCGACGAGGAGTTCCTGTTCGTCGACGGATGGCTCGTACTGCGCGGCCCGAACGGCTCGGGCAAGACCAAGGCCCTGGAGGTGCTGTTCCCGTTCGTGCTGGACGGACGGATCGAGCCGCGCCGGCTGAACCCGTTCGCCGGCGAGGACCGGACGATGAAGTCGAATTTGCTCTATCGGGGGCAGGAGACGGCTTACGCGTACGTCTGGATGGAATTCGGGAACGGCGAGCGGTTCGTGACCATCGGAATCGGGTTGCGCGCCCACCGGCACAACGACCGGGTGACCCGCTGGCACTTCGTCGCCGACGGCCGGGTCGGGGTGGACCTGTCGCTGCTGGACGCCGACGACCGGCCGGTGTCCCGGCGGGACCTGATCGACCGGCTCGGCGTGGAGGCGGTACGCGACTCGGCCGAGGAGTACCGGCATTTGGTGGACACGAAGCTGTTCGGTCTGGGCCCGGCCCGTTACGAGCAACTGCTCGACCTGGTGCTGACGCTGCGAAAGCCGCAATTGGCGAAGGATCTCAACCCGCTGGAACTGTCCCGCACCCTGCAACGCGGCCTGCGCCCGGTGGAGGACCACCTGCTGGTCGAGGCAGCGCGCTCGTTCGACGACATGGAGGCGGTCGCCCGTACCCTCGAAGGGCTGGTCGCGGCCGACGCCGCGACCACCTCCTTCCTCGCCGTGTACGCCACCTACCTGCGGACCCACGCGAGGGCCGCGGCCGACGCGCTCACCGCGCGCCGGGACAACGCGGGCGTACGCCGCAGGGCGCTGGCCGCCGCACGTGACGAGGCTGAGGCGGCAGGTGAGCAGACGGCGGAGGCGGAGCAGCGGCTGCGTACGGTCGAGGGTGAGCCCGGCCGGCTGCGGGCGCACCTGGACCGGTTGAAGAGCTCGGCCGCCTACCGCTCGCACGAACAACTGGCCGACCTGGAACGGCATGTGCACGATCTGGCGGACGCCGCCCGCCGCGCCGACCGGCAGGTCGAGGCGGAGCGTGACGTCGCCGCCAAACGGCGGGCGGAGTCCGAGCGGGCCGCCGCGGCGCTGCACGACGCGCGTGCCAAGGTCGGCCGGGTGGCGGCCGAACTCGCGTCGGAGGCGGAAACCGGCGGCGTCGAATGGCGGACCGGCGATGCGGACGCTAACGGGTTGGCGACACGCCTTGCCTCCCGGTCAGCGGCGCGCCGTGCGGACGTGCGGGCGATCCGGGAACTCGCGGACCGGCTGGCGGAGGCGGAACGCGAACATGTGCGGACGGCGGAAGCCGACCGTGCCGCCCGTGCCGCGGCGGAGGACGCCACCCTGGCGGAGGAACAGGCCGGCGACGCCCTCGAGGAGGCCTGCGAGCAGACGGCCGAGGCGGTGAGAACCTGGGGAACCGAGCACGCCGAACTGTTCACCACCCTGGACGTCTCCGATCTACCGGACACTCTCGCCGAGGCGGTCACCAGCCCTTCGCTGCGGGACCTCTACCACGACCGGATGACCGCTCCGGTCGGCGCGATCCGGGACGAGGTTGCCGCGCTCGGTTCGAGATCCGACCGGCTGGCCACCGAACGCCGAACGGCGGTGGACGAGCGGACGCTCATCGCTGCCGAGCATGACGACTCACCGCCGCCGTCCCCGACCCGCCCGGCGTCACGGGAGAACCGGGCCGGCGCGCCGTTGTGGCGTCTCGTTCGATTCGCCGACGGGACACCGGAGCGGGAGGCGGCCGGCATCGAGGCCGCCCTGCACGCGGCCGGCCTGCTCGACGCCTGGGTGCACCCGTCCGGGGACGGCGAAGAGCAAGACGCCTACCTGCGTTCCGGCGAGCAGACCGGCGAGACGCTGGCCGCCGTGCTCGTGCCCGAGGACCAGGATCTCGTGTCGGCCGACCGGATCACGACAGTGCTCCGCGGTATCTCGCTCGGCAACATCACCGGTCCTTCCGGAGTGACCGGCGACGGACGATGGGCCCAGGGATCCGGCGTCGGCTGGTTCACCAAGGACCGTTGTGAATACATCGGGGCGACCGCCCGCGCAGCGCGCCGGGCCGCACGGATCGCCGACTGCGACCGCCGGATCGCCGCCCTCGAACGGGACATCAACGACATCGAAGCCGCCCGCGAGTCCCGGCGGGAGATGCTGTCCGCAGTGGACCGGGCGGGCGCGGCACTACCGGCGCGGACGGCGATCACCCACGCCGAACGCGCACTGGACCGGGCCGCGACCCTGCTACGGGTACGCCGTGAGGCGGCCGTCGACGCCGCAGGCCGGCTCGACGCGGCCGTGGCCGGCCAGGCCGCCGCCGGCACGGGGCTGCGCCGGGCCAGCGCAGACCGATCGTTGCCGGTGGAACGACTCGACTCGACCGCTGCGGCGCTGGACCGGTTCGACCGGCTCGGAGTGGAACTGCGGCACGCCCACGACAGCGCGGACACCACCGACGTGCTCGCCGGGGAGGCCGCCGAACGGCATGCCGAGTCGGAGGAACGTTCCGAAGCGGCCGGTCAGGCCGCGCGAGCGGCGCACGCCCGGCACACCGAGAAGGACGAGGAACTGCGCACCCTGTCCGCGGCCATCGGAGCCGAGGCGACCCGGGTGCTGGCCGAGGTGGCCGAGACCGAGGAGGCAGTCACCGGCGCGGAGCAGGCCCTGGAAGAGGCCAGGGCAGCCCACAGCGCGGCGTTGCAGAGCCGGGCCGGCGCGGTCGCACGGGTCGAGGTCGGCGAGCGGTCCGTGGCCGAGGCGATCGTCGAGGCCCAGCGGGAGGCGGTGCGGCTCCGCCCGTACGCTCAAAGTGATCTTCTGGGTCTGATCCGTTGCCCGCCGCATCTGCGGTGGCCGGCCACCGACACCACGGAGGACGATCTCGATCCGGCGGTCGTGGCGCTGCACGAGGCGATCCTCAACGCCACCCGCGAGCTGAGCCCGACCGAGACCTCACTGAAGCAGAGCGCGACCCGGCTGACCGGAGCCCTCACCGACCTGCAGGCGCAACTGCCGGCCGCCGGGCTCGACCACCGGCCGGAATGGGACACCGACGAGGGTGTCATCGTCGTGCGGGTCGCCGACGAGCAGGGCCTGACACCGGTCGCGCAATTCGCAGAACGGATTGCCGGAGAACGCCGAGACCAGGAACAACTGCTTACCGACGCCGAGCAGCGGGTCTTCGAGGACGCGCTGCTGGGCCAGCTGGCCGGGCAGATCCACCGCCGTACGATCGAGGCCCGCGACCTGGTCGACGCGATGGACCAGCAGATGCGTGCCCGGCGGATGTCGTCCGGTTTGACCGTCGGCGTGGGTTGGCGGCTCTCCGACGACCTCGACCCAGAGCAGCGTGAGGTGTGCAAACTGCTGGAACGGGACCCGGCACGACTCGGGCCGGGCCAGCTGACCACCCTGCGCCGACACTTCGCGGCCCGGATCAAGTCGGCCCGCGCTCAGGCCCCGGAGAAGCCCTACCGGGAACTGCTGGCTGAGGTGCTGGACTACCGGCAGTGGCGGGTCTTCGCGTTCACCCTGCATCGGCCCGGCGGTGTCACTGAGCCGCTCACCCGTGCCCGGCACAGCCAGCTCTCCGGTGGTGAGCAGTCGGTGTCGCTGCACCTGCCGCTGTTCGCGGCGGCCAACGCGCTGTTCGGATCGGCCCGCCCGGACGCGCCCCGGCTGCTCGGACTCGACGAGGCGTTCGCCGGCGTCGACGACAACGGGCGCGGCGAGCTGATGTCGCTGGCCAAACAGTTCGACCTGGATCTGTTCATGACCGGGTACGACCTGTGGGCCACCCATCC
- a CDS encoding DUF2398 family protein — MRFAADVSDLELADYQRAVRLLLRHPLITATWPDEKALPRVRRFAAELRGDLSEAFGYRLELHGATARLVRTADRLQTDRPAVSRTGRPFDRQRYAYLSLCLSTLGRAGIQITLSELAEAVATDAGRITGLGLDPDHGADRRAFVDAVAWLEERGVLRLADGSSSAWASDPSAGEALYDVARDAVLALFRPPRVLQHIDSVTALLDRSVSSSGNAERRAAAQTARRAVLERPVVYYDDVSTEVGNHLRGQALPADLYRLTGLRLERRAEGVLLVDTAGWSAERFPGTGSVAQAAVLLAVAIAERVSDPDGRRTRRIPLPDPVEAQEKLIAQIDAGLPAGVPLALDAEETTADVPAEAEDAERRLPLITDSFLREATAEILQRYGSAFGAAWHADPDRLRTEAVELLDRFGAVLPVPGGVLARPLIGRYRSTVAQVKQRTLF, encoded by the coding sequence ATGAGGTTCGCCGCTGACGTCTCCGATCTTGAGCTCGCCGACTACCAGCGCGCGGTCCGGCTCCTGCTGCGGCATCCGCTGATCACCGCGACGTGGCCGGACGAGAAGGCGCTGCCCCGGGTCCGCCGGTTCGCCGCCGAGCTGCGCGGTGATCTGTCCGAGGCGTTCGGTTACCGGCTCGAGTTGCACGGTGCCACCGCCCGGCTGGTCCGTACCGCCGACCGGCTGCAGACGGACCGGCCGGCGGTCTCGCGGACCGGACGCCCGTTCGACCGGCAGCGCTACGCCTATCTGTCGTTGTGCCTGTCGACGCTGGGCCGTGCCGGTATTCAGATCACGCTCAGCGAACTGGCCGAGGCGGTGGCCACCGATGCCGGCCGGATCACGGGCCTCGGGCTGGACCCCGACCACGGCGCGGACCGGCGAGCGTTCGTCGACGCGGTCGCCTGGCTGGAGGAGCGGGGTGTGCTGCGGCTGGCCGACGGCTCCAGCTCGGCGTGGGCGAGCGATCCGAGTGCCGGCGAGGCGTTGTACGACGTCGCCCGCGACGCCGTACTGGCACTGTTCCGCCCGCCCCGGGTGCTACAGCACATCGACTCGGTGACCGCTCTGCTGGACCGTTCGGTGAGCAGCAGCGGCAACGCGGAACGCCGGGCCGCCGCGCAGACCGCCCGCCGTGCGGTGCTGGAACGGCCGGTCGTCTACTACGACGACGTCTCCACCGAGGTCGGCAACCATCTGCGCGGGCAGGCGCTGCCCGCCGACCTGTACCGGCTCACCGGGTTGCGCCTGGAGCGGCGGGCCGAGGGTGTGCTGCTGGTCGACACGGCCGGCTGGTCGGCGGAGCGGTTCCCGGGGACCGGCTCGGTGGCGCAGGCAGCGGTGCTGCTGGCGGTGGCCATCGCAGAACGGGTGTCCGATCCGGACGGCCGCAGGACCCGCCGCATTCCCCTGCCGGATCCGGTGGAGGCCCAGGAGAAGCTGATCGCGCAGATCGACGCCGGGTTGCCCGCGGGCGTCCCGCTGGCCCTGGACGCCGAGGAGACGACCGCGGATGTGCCGGCGGAGGCAGAGGACGCGGAGCGACGGCTGCCGCTGATCACCGACAGCTTCCTGCGCGAGGCGACGGCGGAGATCCTGCAACGGTACGGGTCGGCTTTCGGCGCCGCCTGGCACGCCGATCCCGACCGGCTGCGCACGGAGGCGGTCGAGCTGCTCGACCGGTTCGGTGCGGTGCTCCCGGTGCCGGGCGGTGTGCTGGCCCGCCCGTTGATCGGCCGCTACCGCAGCACCGTGGCCCAGGTCAAACAACGCACCCTCTTCTAG